Proteins from a single region of Gossypium arboreum isolate Shixiya-1 chromosome 1, ASM2569848v2, whole genome shotgun sequence:
- the LOC108481151 gene encoding disease resistance protein At4g27190-like yields the protein MVNYLVKPIKQSIRYSFRFPKIVQELHEQQKNLKREQTRVKEDVKEAELQIQTQVIEDYVDEWLTNAENALNDVQSLVHRVEENKRCFGLCPTWCWRYRLSKEIENKIVYISKLVEDSHFKRIVHRAELPGLEFFTSKHILASKSSTAAFNKIMEALKDDKVNMIGVWGMGGVGKTTLVIEVGKKTKELRCFHKVIEVVVSQTSIIENIQHKIADFLNLKFEKTTKEGKAEELWLRLKKEEKVLIILDDMWNEVQLNEIGLPLNENGNGCKIILTTRRMTVCESMECQVIVPVDVLDNDEAWTLFRMKAYLDERVSRDIIETAKEVAKECKGLPVAIVTLAKALKGTKTVKGWEVARKKLERSRLMEVGNIEEEEEEENAYLCIKMSYEYLKKETTRRCFLLCALYPEDHSIDVKHLVRYAWGLELFGKADSIEEVRIQVLEAIDYLKDSCLLLKDEDVERYDP from the coding sequence ATGGTAAACTATCTGGTGAAGCCAATAAAACAGAGTATTCGTTACTCATTTCGTTTCCCTAAGATTGTTCAAGAGCTCCACGAACAACAGAAGAATTTAAAGAGAGAACAAACTCGGGTTAAGGAAGACGTTAAGGAGGCTGAATTGCAGATTCAAACCCAAGTAATTGAGGACTATGTAGATGAATGGTTGACAAATGCAGAAAATGCCTTGAACGATGTACAAAGTTTGGTCCATAGAgttgaagaaaataaaagatgcTTTGGTTTGTGTCCTACTTGGTGTTGGCGATATCGATTAAGCAAGGAGATTGAGAACAAGATAGTGTATATCAGTAAACTTGTAGAAGACTCCCATTTCAAACGAATCGTCCATCGTGCGGAGCTTCCTGGCTTAGAATTCTTCACATCTAAACATATTTTGGCTTCCAAATCTTCAACTGCTGCATTCAACAAGATCATGGAAGCATTGAAGGATGATAAAGTCAACATGATTGGAGTATGGGGGATGGGAGGGGTGGGAAAAACCACCTTAGTAATAGAAGTTGGCAAAAAAACCAAAGAATTACGATGTTTCCATAAAGTTATTGAAGTTGTTGTCTCCCAAACTTCTATCATTGAAAATATTCAGCATAAAATAGCAGACTTCTTGAACTTAAAGTTTGAGAAGACAACTAAAGAAGGAAAAGCAGAGGAATTATGGCTTCGattgaaaaaagaagaaaaggtcCTCATTATCCTTGATGATATGTGGAATGAGGTTCAGTTAAATGAGATAGGCCTTCCACTAAATGAAAATGGGAATGGATGTAAAATCATTTTGACAACACGGCGCATGACGGTATGCGAATCTATGGAGTGTCAAGTAATTGTTCCAGTTGATGTTTTGGATAATGATGAAGCATGGACACTATTCAGAATGAAAGCTTACCTTGATGAAAGAGTTTCAAGGGATATTATTGAGACAGCTAAGGAAGTTGCAAAAGAATGCAAGGGTTTACCTGTAGCGATTGTAACGCTAGCAAAGGCTTTAAAAGGTACCAAGACTGTTAAAGGATGGGAAGTAGCTCGCAAAAAGCTTGAAAGAAGTAGATTAATGGAAGTCGGTaacattgaagaagaagaagaagaagaaaatgccTACTTGTGTATCAAGATGAGTTACGAATACTTGAAGAAGGAGACGACCAGGAGATGCTTCTTATTGTGTGCTTTATATCCAGAGGATCACTCAATTGACGTGAAACATTTAGTGAGATATGCTTGGGGTTTGGAGTTATTTGGCAAGGCTGACTCAATTGAAGAAGTGAGGATTCAAGTTTTGGAAGCCATTGATTACCTCAAAGATTCTTGCTTGCTGTTAAAAGATGAAGATGTTGAAAGGTATGATCCTTAA
- the LOC108482985 gene encoding disease resistance protein RPS2-like has product MAKEQDGVQHDGLLLLASLQHLNLEWLLKLTSFVPQNYTVKAPALKRFYVYDCPQLMNSPIQHVHKKLELRLESVGLAAFKELFGNTKNLLVHRVWDDKILIPDLENLEHHSQAMMGFKYNGEPSEGCFPNLKSLRVKNCVNLLKVFEIAEGLYNQEENQAPQILSKLEYLELYYLLDLRQIVKGPTRYVNLQSLKVLDIIRCSELKSLFPLSVSQTLSSLEELNIHECGELVNVFMELEEEEKEEEDDDEEDDDDDDDDDNVDGVIESDALCLPNLKTVEITQCPRLKYVFPLALARGFPRLQKLQLVGLSRLRAFVARNNFLEAPALEDLCIHSCSALSNFTFQKEANNCFPLKLQGGDFIPNPKKMELFNLIWLRDNLRELIVHYNNNLTYIFPVMLIQHLSQLSILEIKSCEKLKGIIGNDDILASSSQGPRLEMKMVFPQLKQIVLEDLPKLESFSPVGYHLEFPCLDLLNVKQCSKIITSFTADYLTLTVHAKTDQASQLDDASPSQEVIFWKRRRPTLLPQ; this is encoded by the exons ATGGCGAAAGAACAGGATGGAGTTCAACACGACGGTCTCCTGCTTCTTGCTAGTCTACAACATCTAAATCTTGAGTGGTTACTAAAGTTGACTAGCTTTGTCCCGCAAAACTATACTGTCAAAGCACCAGCTTTGAAAAGATTTTATGTTTATGATTGTCCTCAATTGATGAACTCTCCCATTCAACATGTCCACAAGAAGCTCGAGTTGAGGTTAGAG AGTGTTGGATTAGCCGCATTTAAGGAATTGTTTGGCAATACGAAAAATCTTCTTGTCCATAGAGTTTGGGATGACAAAATTCTCATTCCAGATCTTGAAAATTTAGAGCATCATTCACAAGCAATGATGGGTTTTAAATACAACGGTGAACCTTCCGAAGGTTGCTTTCCAAATCTAAAAAGTTTGAGGGTCAAAAATTGTGTAAACTTGTTGAAAGTATTTGAAATCGCTGAGGGCCTTTATAACCAAGAAGAAAATCAGGCACCGCAGATCCTCTCAAAATTGGAGTATTTGGAGCTATATTATTTACTAGACTTAAGACAGATAGTAAAAGGTCCCACCCGTTATGTCAACCTCCAAAGTCTAAAGGTCTTAGACATAATAAGGTGCAGCGAACTGAAATCTCTCTTCCCACTGTCAGTCAGTCAAACCCTAAGTTCGTTGGAAGAACTCAATATACATGAATGTGGTGAACTAGTAAATGTTTTCATGGAGttggaagaagaagaaaaagaagaagaagatgatgatgaggAGGACGATGACGACGACGACGACGACGATAATGTTGATGGAGTAATAGAATCTGACGCACTTTGCTTGCCAAACTTGAAAACTGTGGAGATAACACAATGCCCACGTCTAAAATATGTCTTCCCACTTGCTTTGGCTCGAGGTTTCCCTCGTCTACAAAAGCTACAACTTGTTGGTTTAAGCAGATTGAGGGCTTTTGTTGCAAGAAACAATTTTTTGGAAGCACCAGCTTTGGAAGATTTATGTATCCATAGCTGTTCAGCATTATCGAATTTCACCTTTCAAAAAGAAGCAAACAACTGTTTTCCATTAAAG CTTCAAGGGGGAGATTTCATCCCAAATCCAAAGAAAATGGAGCTTTTTAATTTGATTTGGCTGCGAGATAATCTTAGAGAACTAATAGTTCACTACAACAATAACTTGACATACATCTTTCCAGTGATGCTCATTCAACATTTATCACAATTAAGCATTCTAGAGATAAAGTCATGTGAGAAATTGAAGGGAATAATTGGCAATGATGACATTTTGGCATCATCATCACAAGGTCCTCGATTGGAGATGAAAATGGTATTTCCTCAGTTAAAGCAAATAGTACTTGAAGATTTGCCAAAGCTTGAGAGCTTCAGCCCTGTGGGTTATCATTTGGAATTCCCATGTTTGGATTTGCTTAACGTTAAGCAATGTTCCAAAATTATCACAAGTTTCACTGCAGATTATTTAACATTGACTGTGCATGCTAAAACTGATCAG GCATCCCAACTAGATGATGCTAGTCCCTCACAAGAAGTTATTTTTTGGAAAAGGCGTAGACCTACTTTACTACCTCAGTAA
- the LOC108482984 gene encoding putative disease resistance protein At4g19050 yields the protein MKELKVLSLTSFSSCVISLYALTSLRKLRVLHLAFFEDLSYLGKLTTLEILSLRTTEFEGLADELVRLVNLKILDLTGCRFSSRFHPNVIRRLSKLEELYLKGSSIGEESDDILLEIKFLTRLTALSLSISSSHFIEDFEFPRLEEYNIFLRGTQDKLGCPHPEQWGKFLEEAARKISYEIQGLNSVVNLTKRSLKIEGVFPYNVVSQLLENLESLQVFDIKDEYIEGLTDQTQLIVSVSVILQNLKQVRIENCMNLEVVFQTEKVEGNEAPPLLSNLKSLRLKRLIDLSCIWELPTQHVRLESLVDLRIEDCPSLKSLFSVFLAQGLVLLEKLKIIGCGELKQIVTELEGDEEELSRSIDSHNSLCFPKLRKVHIENCDGLEYIFPTKIAAQGLRVSTLFIKNCCRLKQVIRVAKDMVENDIMFQQLQFLRSLSSFSVSGCPQITDSVVHLDAEEAYLEGIRLSAFKEPFSGSKHLQLSEIEDQNLVPEANREGLNGLTSLELSQCKDLDCLVDTTTMNELTSAFTHLERLSINYMDGLESLCKGHPPQGFLKNLKELLIRDCNKLQVVLSMDELLYNRVPLSKLQSLELENLPDLRWLFKGSPHSFIFQSLKVVNIGGCGELKSLFSPSLIQSLVLLEKLQIRSCDELKTLLAEPENDDEMESKSSSLPLCLPNLKTLYIHHC from the exons atgaaagaattgaaagtttTAAGTCTTACGTCCTTTTCTTCGTGCGTTATTTCCTTGTATGCTCTTACGTCCTTACGAAAACTTCGTGTTCTACATTTGGCCTTTTTTGAGGACCTATCATACCTTGGAAAGCTAACGACACTTGAGATTCTTAGTTTGCGTACTACAGAATTTGAAGGTTTGGCAGATGAACTAGTGAGGTTGGTAAATCTAAAGATATTGGATTTAACCGGATGTAGATTTTCCTCAAGATTTCACCCTAATGTCATTCGAAGGTTATCTAAGCTAGAGGAGTTGTACTTAAAAGGTTCAAGCATTGGAGAGGAAAGTGATGATATCCTTCTAGAGATAAAATTCCTGACTAGATTGACAGCATTATCCTTGTCGATATCTTCTTCCCATTTTATAGAAGACTTCGAGTTTCCAAGATTAGAAGAATATAATATATTCTTACGTGGTACACAGGATAAACTTGGGTGTCCACATCCAGAACAGTGGGGAAAATTCCTCGAAGAAGCAGCACGAAAAATTAGTTATGAGATTCAAGGTCTAAATTCCGTTGTTAATCTCACAAAAAGATCCTTGAAAATTGAGGGAGTGTTTCCTTACAATGTGGTTTCCCAATTACTTGAGAATTTAGAGTCTCTTCAGGTGTTTGATATCAAGGATGAGTATATAGAAGGCTTGACTGATCAAACACAACTGATTGTGTCGGTTTCAGTGATCTTACAAAACCTAAAACAAGTGAGAATtgaaaattgcatgaatttggaAGTGGTATTTCAAACGGAGAAGGTAGAAGGAAATGAAGCACCACCACTGCTCTCAAATTTAAAGTCTTTACGTCTTAAAAGGTTGATTGATTTGAGCTGTATTTGGGAATTGCCAACCCAACATGTAAGACTTGAAAGTTTAGTTGATTTGAGGATAGAAGATTGCCCAAGTCTAAAATCACTCTTCTCAGTTTTTCTTGCTCAAGGTCTGGTACTCTTGGAAAAACTTAAGATAATCGGTTGTGGCGAACTGAAGCAAATAGTCACAGAATTGGAAGGTGATGAGGAAGAACTATCCCGGAGCATTGATTCTCATAATTCTTTGTGCTTCCCAAAGTTAAGAAAAGTACACATAGAAAATTGTGATGGTTTGGAGTATATTTTTCCAACGAAGATCGCTGCACAAGGGCTTCGGGTGTCGACTCTTTTCATAAAGAATTGCTGTCGATTAAAACAAGTGATCAGAGTTGCCAAAGACATGGTGGAAAATGACATTATGTTCCAACAACTACAGTTTTTGAGATCTTTATCGTCCTTTTCAGTGTCAGGTTGCCCTCAAATAACTGATTCGGTTGTTCATTTAGATGCTGAGGAGGCTTATCTAGAG GGGATTCGATTATCAGCTTTCAAGGAACCGTTTAGCGGTTCAAAGCATCTTCAACTAAGTGAAATTGAGGATCAAAATCTAGTTCCAGAAGCAAACAGAGAGGGACTAAATGGATTAACTTCACTTGAACTGAGTCAATGCAAGGATCTTGATTGCTTGGTTGATACCACAACAATGAATGAGCTAACTTCTGCATTCACTCATTTGGAGAGATTAAGTATAAATTATATGGATGGTTTGGAAAGCTTATGCAAGGGTCACCCTCCACAAGGTTTCCtcaaaaacttgaaagaattgctTATTAGAGACTGTAATAAGTTGCAAGTGGTGTTGTCAATGGATGAACTCCTTTATAACAGGGTACCACTTTCAAAGTTACAATCCTTGGAGCTTGAAAATTTACCAGATTTGAGATGGTTATTCAAAGGCTCTCCTCATTCTTTCATCTTCCAAAGTCTTAAGGTAGTAAACATAGGTGGATGCGGGGAATTGAAATCCCTCTTTTCACCTTCCCTTATTCAAAGCCTAGTGCTTTTGGAAAAACTCCAGATAAGAAGCTGCGACGAATTGAAAACTCTTTTGGCAGAGCCGGAAAATGATGATGAAATGGAATCAAAGAGTTCTTCCCTTCCTCTGTGTTTGCCGAATCTGAAAACTCTTTACATCCATCATTGTTGA